One genomic region from Mycoplasmopsis meleagridis encodes:
- the nusG gene encoding transcription termination/antitermination protein NusG, giving the protein MEDKKFSWYMISTVSGKEDKVVESLKNRIVSEQVEDCFDMNATENGPFKIFKKPTISKTELKKRENGDPYKVKYINIYNGYIFIHMDMTDKAWFVIRNTQYVTGLIGSSGKGAKPTPISIKQIRKSFEKEDKYMYDFKMGIFEDEFFEGDIVEILSGPFKGETGKIINLNNQKREAEVEMESVGRKITVFFEFKLLKNIDK; this is encoded by the coding sequence ATGGAAGATAAGAAATTTTCATGATATATGATAAGTACCGTCAGTGGTAAAGAAGATAAAGTCGTTGAATCATTAAAAAATAGAATTGTAAGTGAACAAGTTGAAGATTGTTTTGACATGAACGCAACTGAAAATGGTCCTTTTAAAATTTTCAAAAAACCTACAATTTCTAAAACCGAACTTAAAAAGAGAGAAAATGGCGATCCATATAAAGTTAAATATATAAATATATATAACGGATATATTTTTATACACATGGATATGACAGATAAAGCATGATTTGTTATACGTAATACTCAATATGTTACGGGATTAATAGGATCTTCAGGAAAAGGAGCTAAACCTACTCCAATTTCAATTAAACAAATTAGAAAAAGTTTTGAAAAAGAAGATAAATACATGTATGACTTCAAAATGGGAATATTTGAAGATGAATTTTTTGAAGGTGATATTGTCGAAATTTTAAGTGGACCTTTTAAAGGAGAAACTGGCAAAATCATTAACTTGAATAATCAAAAGAGAGAAGCTGAAGTAGAAATGGAATCAGTAGGAAGAAAAATTACAGTATTTTTCGAATTTAAACTTCTAAAAAATATAGATAAATAA
- a CDS encoding ribulose-phosphate 3-epimerase, translated as MKSKNVTPSILNVPVEERLNMVINLLNEGIKWVHYDVMDGVFVSNTAIEFHEIKNINDNAPKHFKDIHLMVEDPFEIIELYKEVGDILTFHYEAVKNKEEILNFLIKNQHNLNLGMAIKPKTSVNEIIDYLPYLRLVLVMSVEPGAGGQKFIETSIDKIKKLKEYRLKKELNYLIQVDGGINNITGPACFKAGADACVAGTFLIKEPTRERINSILNGDK; from the coding sequence AACCTACTTAATGAAGGAATAAAATGAGTACATTATGATGTGATGGATGGAGTTTTTGTATCTAACACAGCTATTGAGTTTCATGAAATTAAAAATATTAATGATAACGCTCCTAAACATTTCAAAGATATTCACCTAATGGTTGAAGATCCATTTGAAATAATTGAACTTTACAAAGAAGTGGGTGACATTTTAACTTTCCATTATGAAGCTGTTAAAAATAAAGAAGAAATATTAAATTTTTTAATAAAAAATCAACATAATTTGAATTTAGGAATGGCCATAAAACCAAAAACTTCAGTAAATGAAATCATTGATTATTTACCCTATTTAAGATTAGTATTAGTTATGTCTGTTGAACCAGGTGCGGGAGGGCAAAAATTTATAGAAACTTCTATAGATAAAATAAAAAAACTTAAAGAATATAGATTGAAAAAAGAATTAAACTATTTAATCCAAGTCGATGGAGGAATAAATAACATTACTGGACCTGCGTGTTTTAAAGCAGGAGCAGATGCATGTGTTGCAGGAACTTTCTTAATTAAAGAACCAACAAGAGAGAGAATTAATTCTATTTTGAACGGAGATAAATAA